The DNA sequence TTCGTCCGGCAATGGATCCCACTCAAGGATTCCATTGAATGAATAGTTTGATAAACAATAGAAGCGCTGGATCGCATCCCTGACTTCTCCCGTAGCGTAGCTTTCCATGTTCAGTTTGAGCGGCATTCTCGGCACAGCAATCAGATGGCTGGAATCCTCGAATTGATACCACGCTTCGTAACCGTTCAATTCCCCGACCAGATGAGCCAACATTGTAATTGTTTTATATCCTCCGATAGGCGCAAATATGACCTGTTCTTTCGCTTCTTCCAGGCTGCTGAACAAGTTGTTGAGAACGCGAACCAATTCGTGCATCCCTTGCATCATCGTCTTTGGCTCATTCATATTCAGGCCCGCTATCCGATGGTATCGCACGCAAACAGTTGGATACAATTCCTTTAGGCAAGCTCCCACCCCTGTTGCGGCTGACCCGCCGTTCGGAGTATCGCTGTGAATAAGGTGAATTTCAGCCGGAGCATCATAAAACGCGTCTTGCTGTTGCCAGCTCCTCATCACGGTCATTTCTGCACTGATGGATTGATGAAGCAACACGGGATTCTCCGAAAGCTTTTCCTTTATTAATCTTGACCATTCCTTCTCATCACACAACTGGTCTTTATATTTGCTGAAAACATTGTTGCCGGATAAAAAGGAAGTTCCTGTTGTCAGGATCGCATATTGCTTCTTTTTTCTGTATCCCATTTTTTATTATTGCCCCTTTACTTGATCGATATGCCTTCTGCTTTTTAATTCGCCTCTGCCCAGAGAGATAGTCATCATCAGAGGATATAGAAATCTTCCAGTTCATCCTCCATGATTTCCCCTTGGCTGATTACTTCAGCATCAACTGGCAAGGTGTACATCCGGATATTATCTCCGTCGTCATAAAAATCCGAAAAATAATCCATCAATTTTTTCCTGAACGCATGATTTCCCTTGCATTCAAAGACAGACCTCTGGACCCTCGTGCCTCTGGCTAATAGAAACTTTGTGATTTTCCTTCTCTTTTTGTTATCAGAAATATCGAACGCAACCACCATCAGATACTGTGTTTCCCCCATCATGCTCACCTACCTCAACAGGAATGGCTTATAGGTTTCCGGAGACATTTCCCGCATCGCTTGCCACAGATCACCCGCTTGCTTTTCCAATGCTTCCCGATACGTGATGCCGGTATTTTCCTGATATACGGTATTGGTGGTCATCTTATGCTCGAACCCCTGTACAAATATTTTGATTCCTTCGTCTGTGATGTAAACCCCATCTTTATCTGCAACCGTATAGAAATGTTCCATCGTTAGATTCTTACTGTGCAGCAGCGAGAGCACGAGACTGTCCACTATGACGGGTCGCCACTCTTCCGTCAGGTCGCTTGCCAGCGTCGGGTGGTGCAAAGAGTCACTGTGGTAAAAACCGCAAAACGGATGCAGCCCATTTTGTTCTATGGCCGCATAGATTTCATACATCAGGATCGTATAACCAAAACTCAATAGGCTATTGACCGGATCTTTTGGCGGCATACGATTACGGCCATTAAAACGGAATTCCTCGGATAATGAGCTGCTTATGCCATCGAAGTACGTTCTGGCCGCTATGCCTTCATAACCACGTAATTCATCTATCGTGTGGGCTTCATCAATTTTATCCCGATAAATCCCCATGTTGCACATAATGTCGCTGCTTGCATCGGTTGGATTATCAGCATCGCGGAAAATTCTTCTCAAGAGAACTTGCTGATTATTTAGTTTGCCTTTCACAAAGCGCTTGCTCAAGGCCAAAGAAAAATCATCCTCCTCCGACAGCATGAACTGCTTCCGCTGCCGTTCGATGTGCTGATGCTTGGTGGACTGCAATTTTCCGTAAAATTCGCCATACTTCGACAGGAAGGTGGCAACCACTCCCTTCTTTAAGCATGCCTTCATCAATTGCGTGGATAATTGGATATTCCCGATAATAAGCATGCCCGAAACCTTCTCAAATGGAATTTCCGTTCTTTTTTCTGGCACTTCAACAACCAATCTACCGTTTTGATACCCGCATTTGCCGCAATCATTTATCACATATACAGTACTCATGACATCACCCCTACCGACATTTTTGAAGCGTTTTCAAAAACACGTCATTTAAACTTCATCGCTATATGCATATTTAATAGTTTAGCGCTGTTTATTTCTGGCCCCTTATTGGGGAGGTGTTTCTTAACTTCACAATCTGTGTAAACGGACTGTATGATATTGACGGGTTTCCGACCCCTTATTGGGGAGATGTTTCTTAACTTGAATGATATTGAGTTCGATATAGAGTCTATGGAGTATGGGTTTCCGACCCCTCATTGGGGAGATGTTTCTTAACTCTGCAGACATCAATGTCCGTTATTTGTCCAGTATTGGGTTTCCGACCCCTCATTGGGGAGATGTTTCTTAACGCTAGGGCAGGAGGTATGGGCAGTCATGGGTATAGTAGGTTTCCGACCCCTCATTGGGGAGATGTTTCTTAACCCTGTCAGCTGAATCCCTTGGGGGACGTGGGCTAAATGTGGCATTTGCGGGAGGAACACGATCTTTCAGATTATTTTCGTACTCAATCTGTGGAAAACAGGTTCAAACCCTTATTGCTGTAGTTGCGGGAGGCTTTCTAAAAAATAATCATTTTAAATGTGTAGCATCATTTTATCGATGGAATTCAGC is a window from the Trichococcus shcherbakoviae genome containing:
- the cas2 gene encoding CRISPR-associated endonuclease Cas2; translated protein: MMGETQYLMVVAFDISDNKKRRKITKFLLARGTRVQRSVFECKGNHAFRKKLMDYFSDFYDDGDNIRMYTLPVDAEVISQGEIMEDELEDFYIL
- the cas1 gene encoding CRISPR-associated endonuclease Cas1; the encoded protein is MSTVYVINDCGKCGYQNGRLVVEVPEKRTEIPFEKVSGMLIIGNIQLSTQLMKACLKKGVVATFLSKYGEFYGKLQSTKHQHIERQRKQFMLSEEDDFSLALSKRFVKGKLNNQQVLLRRIFRDADNPTDASSDIMCNMGIYRDKIDEAHTIDELRGYEGIAARTYFDGISSSLSEEFRFNGRNRMPPKDPVNSLLSFGYTILMYEIYAAIEQNGLHPFCGFYHSDSLHHPTLASDLTEEWRPVIVDSLVLSLLHSKNLTMEHFYTVADKDGVYITDEGIKIFVQGFEHKMTTNTVYQENTGITYREALEKQAGDLWQAMREMSPETYKPFLLR